The following are encoded in a window of Streptomyces sp. SAT1 genomic DNA:
- a CDS encoding maltokinase N-terminal cap-like domain-containing protein: MTKTASLQPSSAGVADPMASLGSLLREWLPGQRWFAGKDRPVTDLRLLSMTELFPGCLHLLVHAEHAGVGAGSGGVPAPAGITAPPPADCYQLLLGVRRELSPRLHRGFIGRPAQGPLAGLAVYDALCDPRSAQLLLERLRHPGSAGPLRFEADPSALVPGGLAPRLLDAEQSNSSIVYGDEFILKVFRRIQAGVNPDLEVPWALARQGCGRVPAPVAWLRTNQPEEATLGVLQPFLPDAADGWTLALRALATGDDFTTQAHQLGQATAEVHLALADAFPTGGHREVARTAVAMTERLDAAAHSVPALRPYAARLRTAFAALASCDAGPPAQRVHGDLHLGQVLRAGREWFVIDFEGEPSRPLAERRVPESPVRDVAGMLRSFDYAARQRRPWRPEWARRCREAYCAGYASRAGWDPRKKHALLRAYETDRAVYEVLYEARHRPDWLAVPMAAIERLAVRGG; encoded by the coding sequence ATGACGAAGACCGCATCCCTCCAGCCGAGCAGCGCGGGCGTCGCCGATCCCATGGCCTCGCTCGGGTCGCTGCTGCGCGAATGGCTGCCCGGCCAGCGCTGGTTCGCGGGCAAGGACCGGCCCGTCACCGACCTCAGGCTGCTGTCGATGACGGAGCTGTTCCCGGGGTGCCTGCATCTGCTGGTCCACGCCGAACACGCGGGCGTCGGCGCCGGGAGCGGCGGCGTCCCCGCCCCGGCCGGCATCACCGCGCCGCCGCCCGCCGACTGCTACCAACTGCTGCTCGGCGTACGGCGGGAGCTGTCCCCGCGACTGCACCGCGGCTTCATCGGCCGGCCCGCGCAGGGACCGCTGGCCGGACTCGCGGTCTACGACGCCCTGTGCGACCCGCGCTCCGCGCAACTGCTCCTGGAGCGGCTGCGCCACCCGGGCAGCGCGGGCCCGCTGCGCTTCGAGGCCGATCCGTCCGCGCTCGTCCCGGGCGGCCTCGCCCCCCGGCTGCTGGACGCGGAGCAGTCCAACTCCTCCATCGTGTACGGCGACGAGTTCATCCTGAAGGTCTTCCGCCGCATCCAGGCCGGGGTCAACCCGGACCTGGAGGTGCCGTGGGCGCTGGCCCGGCAGGGGTGCGGCCGGGTGCCCGCACCCGTGGCCTGGCTGCGCACCAACCAGCCGGAGGAGGCCACGCTCGGGGTGCTCCAGCCGTTCCTGCCCGACGCGGCCGACGGCTGGACCCTGGCCCTGCGGGCGCTCGCCACCGGCGACGACTTCACCACCCAGGCGCACCAGTTGGGGCAGGCCACGGCCGAGGTGCACCTGGCACTGGCCGACGCCTTCCCGACCGGCGGCCACCGGGAGGTCGCCCGCACGGCGGTGGCCATGACCGAGCGGCTGGACGCGGCGGCGCACAGCGTGCCCGCGCTCCGGCCGTACGCCGCCCGGCTGCGCACCGCGTTCGCCGCGCTGGCCAGTTGCGACGCGGGCCCGCCCGCCCAGCGGGTGCACGGCGATCTGCATCTGGGCCAGGTGCTGCGGGCCGGACGCGAATGGTTCGTGATCGACTTCGAGGGCGAGCCGTCCCGTCCGCTCGCCGAGCGCCGTGTCCCCGAGTCCCCGGTGCGGGACGTGGCGGGCATGCTGCGCTCCTTCGACTACGCCGCCCGCCAGCGCCGCCCCTGGCGCCCGGAGTGGGCGCGCCGCTGCCGGGAGGCGTACTGCGCCGGCTACGCCTCCCGGGCCGGCTGGGACCCCCGTAAGAAACACGCCCTGCTGCGGGCCTACGAGACGGACCGTGCCGTGTACGAAGTGCTGTACGAGGCCCGGCACCGTCCCGACTGGCTCGCGGTACCGATGGCGGCGATCGAACGTCTCGCCGTGAGAGGAGGCTGA
- the treS gene encoding maltose alpha-D-glucosyltransferase, which produces MTVNEPVPDIFEDAPARDRDPEWFKRAVFYEVLVRSFQDSNGDGIGDLKGLTAKLDYLQWLGVDCLWLPPFFKSPLRDGGYDVSDYTAVLPDFGDLADFVEFVDAAHQRGMRVIIDFVMNHTSDQHPWFQESRKDPDGPYGDFYVWADDDTGYAEARIIFVDTEASNWTFDPVRGKYYFHRFFSHQPDLNYENPAVQEEILAALRFWLDLGIDGFRLDAVPYLYAQEGTNCENLPATHAFLKRVRKEIDQMYPDTVILAEANQWPEDVVDYFGDYSAGGDECHMAFHFPVMPRIFMAVRRESRYPVSEILAKTPAIPAHCQWGIFLRNHDELTLEMVTDEERDYMWAEYAKDPRMRANIGIRRRLAPLLDNDRNQIELFTALLLSLPGSPILYYGDEIGMGDNIWLGDRDAVRTPMQWTPDRNAGFSSSDPGRLYLPTIMDPVYGYQVTNVEASMSSPSSLLHWTRRMIEIRKQNPAFGLGTYTELTSSNPAVLAFLREAPPNGEGDDDLVLCVHNFSRFAQPTELDLSAYDGRHPVELIGGVRFPAIGELPYLLTLAGHGFYWFRLSRAASRIGRRV; this is translated from the coding sequence ATGACAGTCAACGAGCCCGTCCCGGACATCTTCGAGGACGCCCCGGCCAGGGACCGCGACCCGGAGTGGTTCAAGCGCGCCGTCTTCTACGAGGTCCTGGTCCGCTCCTTCCAGGACAGCAACGGCGACGGCATCGGCGACCTGAAGGGCCTGACCGCCAAACTGGACTACCTCCAGTGGCTCGGCGTGGACTGCCTCTGGCTCCCGCCGTTCTTCAAGTCACCGCTGAGAGACGGCGGTTACGACGTCTCCGACTACACCGCCGTGCTGCCGGACTTCGGCGACCTCGCCGACTTCGTCGAGTTCGTCGACGCCGCCCACCAGCGCGGCATGCGCGTCATCATCGACTTCGTCATGAACCACACCAGCGACCAGCACCCCTGGTTCCAGGAGTCGCGCAAGGACCCCGACGGGCCCTACGGCGACTTCTACGTGTGGGCCGACGACGACACGGGCTACGCGGAGGCCCGGATCATCTTCGTGGACACCGAGGCGTCCAACTGGACCTTCGACCCGGTGCGCGGCAAGTACTACTTCCACCGCTTCTTCTCGCACCAGCCCGATCTGAACTACGAGAACCCCGCGGTCCAGGAGGAGATCCTGGCCGCGCTGCGTTTCTGGCTGGATCTCGGCATCGACGGATTCCGCCTCGACGCGGTGCCCTACCTCTACGCCCAGGAGGGCACCAACTGCGAGAACCTCCCGGCGACCCACGCGTTCCTGAAACGGGTGCGCAAGGAGATCGACCAGATGTATCCGGACACGGTGATCCTCGCGGAGGCGAACCAGTGGCCGGAGGACGTCGTCGACTACTTCGGCGACTACAGCGCCGGCGGCGACGAGTGCCACATGGCGTTCCACTTCCCGGTGATGCCGAGGATCTTCATGGCGGTGCGGCGCGAGAGCCGCTACCCGGTCTCGGAGATCCTGGCGAAGACCCCGGCGATCCCCGCGCACTGCCAGTGGGGGATCTTCCTGCGCAACCACGACGAGCTGACCCTGGAGATGGTCACCGACGAGGAACGCGACTACATGTGGGCCGAGTACGCCAAGGACCCCCGCATGCGCGCCAACATCGGCATCCGCCGCCGCCTCGCCCCCCTCCTGGACAACGACCGCAACCAGATCGAACTCTTCACCGCCCTGCTCCTGTCCCTGCCCGGCAGCCCGATCCTCTACTACGGCGACGAGATCGGCATGGGCGACAACATCTGGCTCGGCGACCGCGACGCCGTACGCACCCCCATGCAGTGGACCCCCGACCGCAACGCCGGCTTCTCCTCCAGCGACCCCGGCCGCCTCTACCTCCCCACGATCATGGACCCCGTCTACGGCTACCAGGTCACCAACGTCGAGGCATCCATGTCCTCCCCCTCCTCGCTGCTGCACTGGACCCGCCGCATGATCGAGATCCGCAAGCAGAACCCCGCCTTCGGACTCGGCACCTACACCGAACTCACCTCCTCCAACCCCGCCGTCCTCGCCTTCCTCCGCGAAGCCCCCCCGAACGGAGAAGGAGACGACGACCTCGTGCTGTGCGTGCACAACTTCTCCCGCTTCGCCCAGCCCACCGAACTGGATCTCAGCGCCTACGACGGACGGCACCCGGTGGAACTGATCGGCGGCGTCCGGTTCCCCGCCATCGGCGAACTCCCCTATCTGCTGACCCTGGCGGGACACGGCTTCTACTGGTTCCGGCTCAGCAGAGCCGCATCCCGGATCGGCCGACGAGTCTGA
- the glgB gene encoding 1,4-alpha-glucan branching enzyme, whose product MALRDTSLPEPSGPVPPPAGPTTAAPPLDPGDRERLLSGAHHDPHALLGAHPVPGGTAVRTLRPFARAVSVLAGGARVPLVSEGDGLFSAVLPGARIPEYTLLVEYEQGEHEVHDPYRFLPALGELDLHLIREGRHEQLWRALGAEPMTHQGVEGTRFTVWAPNARGVRVAGDFTYWDGTAFPMRSLGAAGVWELFLPGVGEGARYKFEITSRYGGRFLKADPMARRTEVPPDTASIVTAAHYEWGDARWMAHRGDTPVHEAPLSVYEVHLPSWRKGLTYRELAEELPAYVKDLGFTHVELMPVAEHPFGGSWGYQVTSYYAPTSRLGSPDDFRYFVDACHRAGIGVIMDWVPAHFPKDDWALARFDGDPLYEPGNAQRAEHPDWGTYEFDFARTEVRNFLVANAVYWCEEFHIDGLRVDAVASMLYLDYSRDSGQWTPNQYGGREDLDAMAFLQEMNATVYRRAPGVVTIAEESTAWGGVTAPTDRGGLGFGLKWNMGWMHDSLQYMSKEPVHRKYHHHEMTFSMVYAYSENYVLPISHDEVVHGKRALVSKMPGDWWQRRADHRAYLGFMWAHPGKQLLFMGQEFAQGGEFSEEHGPEWWLLEDGNCSAGDHRGVRDLVRDLNTVYRDTPALWQCDTRPEGFRWVAVDAADDNVLAFLRLDAAGTPLLAVSNFSPVVREGYRLHVGGDVTAWSEVLNTDAARYGGSGVTAPDPVGTEDGHVRLTLPPLATLWLAPHPG is encoded by the coding sequence GTGGCACTGCGCGACACGTCACTGCCCGAGCCGTCCGGTCCCGTCCCGCCCCCGGCGGGACCGACCACGGCCGCCCCGCCCCTGGACCCAGGAGACCGTGAGCGCCTGCTGTCCGGGGCGCACCACGATCCGCACGCGCTGCTCGGCGCGCATCCGGTGCCGGGCGGGACCGCCGTCCGGACGCTGCGTCCGTTCGCCCGCGCGGTGAGCGTGCTGGCCGGCGGCGCGCGCGTCCCGCTGGTCTCCGAGGGGGACGGGCTGTTCTCGGCCGTCCTGCCGGGCGCCCGGATCCCCGAGTACACGCTGCTCGTCGAGTACGAGCAGGGGGAGCACGAGGTCCACGACCCGTACCGCTTCCTGCCCGCGCTCGGCGAGCTGGACCTGCATCTGATCCGGGAGGGCCGGCACGAGCAGCTGTGGCGGGCGCTCGGCGCGGAGCCGATGACCCACCAGGGCGTCGAGGGCACCCGGTTCACGGTGTGGGCGCCCAACGCGCGCGGGGTGCGGGTCGCCGGGGACTTCACGTACTGGGACGGCACCGCGTTCCCGATGCGCTCGCTGGGCGCGGCGGGTGTGTGGGAGCTGTTCCTGCCGGGTGTCGGCGAGGGCGCGCGGTACAAGTTCGAGATCACCTCGCGGTACGGCGGCCGGTTCCTGAAGGCCGACCCGATGGCGCGGCGCACCGAGGTGCCGCCGGACACCGCCTCGATCGTGACGGCCGCGCATTACGAGTGGGGCGACGCCCGGTGGATGGCGCACCGCGGGGACACGCCCGTGCACGAGGCGCCGCTGTCGGTGTACGAGGTGCACCTGCCGTCCTGGCGCAAGGGCCTGACCTACCGCGAGCTGGCCGAGGAACTGCCCGCGTACGTCAAGGACCTGGGCTTCACCCATGTGGAGCTGATGCCGGTCGCCGAGCATCCCTTCGGCGGTTCCTGGGGCTACCAGGTGACGTCGTACTACGCGCCGACCTCGCGGCTGGGCTCACCGGACGACTTCCGGTACTTCGTCGACGCCTGCCACCGCGCCGGGATCGGCGTGATCATGGACTGGGTGCCGGCGCACTTCCCGAAGGACGACTGGGCGCTGGCCCGCTTCGACGGGGACCCGCTGTACGAGCCCGGGAACGCGCAGCGCGCCGAGCACCCGGACTGGGGTACCTACGAGTTCGACTTCGCCCGTACCGAGGTGCGCAACTTCCTGGTGGCGAACGCCGTCTACTGGTGCGAGGAGTTCCACATCGACGGGCTGCGGGTGGACGCGGTCGCCTCGATGCTCTACCTCGACTACTCGCGCGACTCCGGCCAGTGGACGCCCAACCAGTACGGCGGGCGCGAGGACCTGGACGCGATGGCGTTCCTCCAGGAGATGAACGCCACGGTGTACCGGCGGGCGCCGGGTGTGGTGACCATCGCCGAGGAGTCCACTGCCTGGGGCGGGGTGACCGCGCCGACCGACCGCGGCGGGCTCGGGTTCGGGCTGAAGTGGAACATGGGCTGGATGCACGACTCGCTCCAGTACATGAGCAAGGAGCCGGTGCACCGCAAGTACCACCACCACGAGATGACGTTCTCGATGGTGTACGCCTACAGCGAGAACTACGTGCTGCCCATCTCGCACGACGAGGTGGTGCACGGCAAGCGGGCCCTGGTGTCGAAGATGCCGGGCGACTGGTGGCAGCGCCGCGCGGACCACCGGGCGTACCTGGGCTTCATGTGGGCCCATCCCGGCAAGCAACTGCTCTTCATGGGGCAGGAGTTCGCGCAGGGCGGGGAGTTCTCCGAGGAGCACGGGCCCGAGTGGTGGCTGCTGGAGGACGGCAACTGCTCGGCGGGCGACCACCGCGGGGTGCGGGACCTGGTGCGGGACCTCAACACGGTCTACCGGGACACCCCGGCGCTGTGGCAGTGCGACACCCGGCCCGAGGGGTTCCGCTGGGTCGCCGTGGACGCCGCCGACGACAACGTCCTCGCGTTCCTGCGCCTGGACGCGGCGGGCACTCCGCTGCTGGCGGTGTCGAACTTCTCGCCCGTGGTCCGCGAGGGGTACCGCCTGCACGTGGGCGGCGACGTCACCGCCTGGTCGGAGGTCCTGAACACGGACGCGGCGCGCTACGGCGGCAGCGGTGTCACCGCCCCGGACCCCGTCGGGACCGAGGACGGACACGTCCGCCTCACCCTGCCGCCGCTGGCCACGCTCTGGCTGGCGCCGCACCCCGGCTGA